In Streptomyces canus, one DNA window encodes the following:
- a CDS encoding succinate dehydrogenase/fumarate reductase iron-sulfur subunit yields MKLTLRVWRQKNADADGAMSTYEVDGISSDMSFLEMLDTLNEELILRGEDPVAFDHDCREGICGACSLVINGDAHGPERTTTCQLHMRSFSDGDTIDVEPWRASAFPVIKDLVVDRSAFDRIIQAGGYITAPTGAAPEAHATPVPKPDADLAFEHAECIGCGACVAACPNGAAMLFTAAKVNHLNVLPQGAPERETRVLDMVEQMDEEGFGGCTLTGECATACPKGIPLVSITSMNKEWLRATRKVARR; encoded by the coding sequence ATGAAGCTCACCCTGCGCGTCTGGCGACAGAAGAACGCCGACGCCGACGGTGCGATGTCCACGTACGAGGTGGACGGCATCTCGTCCGACATGTCCTTCCTGGAGATGCTGGACACCCTCAACGAGGAGCTCATCCTGCGTGGCGAGGATCCGGTGGCCTTCGACCACGACTGCCGGGAGGGCATCTGCGGCGCGTGCTCGCTCGTCATCAACGGCGACGCCCACGGGCCCGAGCGGACGACCACCTGTCAGCTGCACATGCGGTCCTTTTCGGACGGCGACACGATCGACGTCGAGCCGTGGCGGGCGTCCGCGTTCCCGGTGATCAAGGACCTGGTCGTGGACCGGTCGGCCTTCGACCGGATCATCCAGGCCGGGGGATACATCACGGCGCCCACGGGTGCGGCGCCCGAGGCCCATGCGACGCCGGTACCCAAGCCCGATGCCGACCTCGCCTTCGAGCACGCCGAGTGCATCGGCTGCGGGGCGTGCGTCGCCGCATGCCCCAACGGAGCGGCGATGTTGTTCACCGCGGCCAAGGTGAATCACCTGAACGTGCTGCCGCAGGGGGCGCCGGAGCGGGAGACCAGGGTTCTCGACATGGTGGAGCAGATGGACGAGGAGGGCTTCGGCGGGTGCACGTTGACGGGTGAGTGCGCGACGGCCTGTCCCAAGGGGATTCCGTTGGTCTCCATCACCAGCATGAACAAGGAATGGCTGCGGGCGACCCGGAAGGTCGCCAGGCGCTGA
- a CDS encoding nucleotidyltransferase domain-containing protein — MTVQNILLSGVVGSTAYGLAREGSDVDRLGMFAAPTETLLGLHTPKESHVTTAPDRTLHEAAKWCRLALGGNPTVMELVWLPDELYEVRTPLGDELIGIRGSFLSAQRVRDAYLGYATQQFRKLESRAGDHRTAKHARHLKRLCHQGLELYTTGRLAVRVVDPEEYHRFGDAVAADPASARSLLAHYETAFAETRSVLPDRPDERPAEAWLRRVRAAFYDTAA, encoded by the coding sequence GTGACCGTCCAGAACATCCTGCTCTCCGGCGTCGTCGGCTCGACCGCGTACGGACTCGCCCGCGAGGGCTCCGACGTGGACCGGCTCGGCATGTTCGCCGCACCCACCGAGACCCTGCTCGGCCTGCACACGCCGAAGGAGTCCCATGTCACCACGGCACCGGACCGCACCCTGCACGAGGCGGCGAAGTGGTGCCGGCTCGCCCTCGGCGGCAATCCGACCGTCATGGAGCTGGTCTGGCTGCCGGACGAGCTGTACGAGGTGCGCACCCCGCTGGGTGACGAACTCATCGGCATCCGCGGGTCGTTCCTGAGCGCCCAGCGGGTCCGGGACGCCTATCTCGGGTACGCCACCCAGCAGTTCAGGAAACTGGAGAGCCGCGCCGGCGACCACCGCACCGCCAAGCACGCCCGGCATCTGAAGCGGCTCTGCCACCAGGGTCTGGAGCTGTACACCACCGGACGGCTCGCGGTGCGGGTCGTGGACCCCGAGGAGTACCACCGCTTCGGGGACGCCGTCGCCGCCGATCCCGCGTCGGCCCGGTCCCTGCTCGCCCACTACGAGACCGCGTTCGCCGAGACGCGCAGCGTGCTGCCGGACCGGCCCGACGAGCGACCGGCCGAGGCGTGGCTGCGCCGCGTCCGCGCGGCGTTCTACGACACGGCGGCGTGA
- a CDS encoding fumarate reductase/succinate dehydrogenase flavoprotein subunit translates to MTYTDYLTGEPVVDTKAPTGAVAERWDKRRFEAKLVNPANRRKHTVIVVGTGLAGGSAGATLAEQGYHVVQFCYQDSPRRAHSIAAQGGINAAKNYRNDGDSIHRLFYDTVKGGDFRARESNVHRLAQISVEIIDQCVAQGVPFAREYGGLLDTRSFGGVQVSRTFYARGQTGQQLLLGAYQALSRQIAAGNVEMHPRTEMLDLIVVDGRARGIVARDLVTGRIDTYFADAVVLASGGYGNVFYLSTNAMNSNATAVWRAHRRGAHFANPCFTQIHPTCVPRTGDHQSKLTLMSESLRNDGRIWVPKAKGDTRPPNRIPEDERDYYLERIYPSFGNLVPRDIASRAAKNVCDEGRGVGPGGQGVYLDFADAIRRMGRGAVEAKYGNLFDMYQRITDEDPYEVPMRIYPAVHYTMGGLWVDYDLQTTIPGLFAIGEANFSDHGANRLGASALMQGLADGYFVLPATINDYLARNPHQDAVTGEHPAVEEVLAETEDRLNLLLAVDGDRTPDSFHREVGELMWEFCGMARTDSGLRKALERIPQIREEFWRRIKVPGTGEEFNQSLEKANRVVDYLELAELMCLDALHRAESCGGHFREESQTPDGEAARRDDEFAYAAAWEFTGTGEAPVLHKEDLVFEYVHPTQRSYA, encoded by the coding sequence ATGACCTACACCGACTACCTGACCGGCGAACCGGTCGTCGACACCAAGGCTCCGACAGGTGCCGTGGCCGAGCGCTGGGACAAGCGCCGTTTCGAGGCCAAGCTGGTCAACCCCGCCAACCGCCGCAAGCACACGGTGATCGTCGTCGGTACCGGCCTCGCGGGCGGCTCCGCGGGCGCGACCCTCGCCGAACAGGGCTATCACGTCGTCCAGTTCTGCTACCAGGACTCCCCGCGCCGCGCTCACTCCATCGCCGCTCAGGGCGGCATCAACGCGGCCAAGAACTACCGCAACGACGGCGACTCGATCCACCGCCTCTTCTACGACACCGTCAAGGGCGGCGACTTCAGGGCGCGCGAGTCCAACGTCCACCGCCTGGCACAGATCTCGGTGGAGATCATCGACCAGTGCGTGGCGCAGGGCGTGCCCTTCGCACGGGAGTACGGCGGTCTGCTCGACACCCGCTCCTTCGGCGGGGTGCAGGTCTCCCGGACCTTCTACGCCCGGGGCCAGACGGGCCAGCAGCTCCTGCTGGGCGCGTATCAGGCGCTGTCGAGGCAGATCGCGGCCGGGAACGTCGAGATGCACCCGCGCACCGAGATGCTCGATCTGATCGTCGTCGACGGCCGGGCTCGCGGGATCGTGGCCCGGGACCTCGTCACCGGTCGCATCGACACATACTTCGCGGACGCGGTGGTGCTGGCCTCCGGTGGCTACGGCAACGTCTTCTACCTGTCGACGAACGCCATGAACTCCAACGCGACGGCCGTCTGGCGGGCCCACCGCCGCGGCGCCCACTTCGCCAACCCGTGCTTCACCCAGATCCATCCGACCTGCGTGCCGCGTACCGGCGACCACCAGTCCAAGCTCACGCTGATGAGCGAGTCGCTGCGCAACGACGGCCGGATCTGGGTGCCGAAGGCCAAGGGTGACACCCGTCCGCCGAACAGGATCCCCGAGGACGAGCGCGACTACTACCTGGAGCGCATCTACCCGTCCTTCGGCAACCTCGTCCCGCGCGACATCGCCTCCCGCGCCGCGAAGAACGTCTGCGACGAGGGCAGGGGAGTGGGGCCGGGCGGACAGGGTGTGTACCTCGACTTCGCCGACGCCATCCGGCGCATGGGCCGGGGAGCCGTGGAGGCCAAGTACGGCAACCTCTTCGACATGTACCAGCGGATCACCGACGAGGACCCGTACGAGGTGCCGATGCGGATCTACCCCGCCGTGCACTACACGATGGGTGGCCTGTGGGTCGACTACGACCTCCAGACCACGATCCCCGGCCTGTTCGCGATCGGCGAGGCCAACTTCTCCGACCACGGGGCCAACCGCCTCGGCGCCTCCGCGCTGATGCAGGGCCTGGCCGACGGCTACTTCGTGCTGCCGGCGACCATCAACGACTACCTCGCCCGCAACCCGCACCAGGACGCGGTGACCGGCGAACACCCCGCCGTGGAGGAGGTGTTGGCGGAGACCGAGGACCGGCTCAACCTGCTCCTCGCCGTCGACGGCGACCGGACCCCGGACTCCTTCCACCGCGAGGTCGGCGAACTCATGTGGGAGTTCTGCGGGATGGCGCGCACCGACTCAGGTCTGCGCAAGGCGCTGGAGCGCATCCCGCAGATCCGCGAGGAGTTCTGGCGGCGCATCAAGGTGCCCGGCACCGGCGAGGAGTTCAACCAGTCGCTGGAGAAGGCGAACCGCGTCGTCGACTACCTGGAGCTCGCCGAGCTGATGTGTCTCGACGCACTGCACCGCGCCGAGTCCTGCGGCGGTCACTTCCGCGAGGAGTCCCAGACGCCCGACGGCGAAGCCGCCCGCCGGGACGACGAGTTCGCCTACGCGGCGGCCTGGGAGTTCACCGGCACCGGTGAGGCTCCCGTCCTGCACAAGGAAGACCTGGTCTTCGAGTACGTCCACCCCACTCAGCGGAGCTACGCATGA
- the rpmF gene encoding 50S ribosomal protein L32 has product MAVPKRKMSRSNTRHRRSQWKATTTQLVPVTLEGVAHLVPQNLVKAYERGLLRPEG; this is encoded by the coding sequence ATGGCTGTCCCCAAGCGGAAGATGTCCCGCAGCAACACCCGCCACCGCCGCTCGCAGTGGAAGGCCACCACCACCCAGCTGGTGCCGGTCACGCTCGAGGGCGTCGCGCATCTCGTCCCGCAGAACCTGGTCAAGGCGTACGAGCGTGGCCTGCTGCGCCCCGAGGGCTGA
- a CDS encoding lysophospholipid acyltransferase family protein: MSVWLPSAPCTPGACVERTGAATAVPRAVLRLLAVTSVLLAGIALLPVGRLIPAGAVRWWCRAVVRASGVRVRMSGPATPPGGVLLVANHISWLDIPLLAAVRPARMLAKSEIRRWPVAGWLTARSGALFIERDRLRALPDTVARITDALRGGSAVAVFPEGSTWCGRAQGHFRRAVFQAALDAGVPVQPVSLRYRLVDGGSSTAPAFIGDDSLLASVWRVVSARGLMAEVEVVDPVPPGSHPDRRSLARAAQSCSCHGRTGQHTAD, encoded by the coding sequence ATGAGCGTCTGGCTGCCCAGCGCGCCCTGCACCCCGGGGGCGTGCGTGGAGCGGACGGGGGCCGCCACGGCGGTACCCCGTGCCGTGCTGCGGCTCCTCGCGGTCACGTCGGTGCTGCTCGCCGGGATCGCGTTGCTGCCGGTCGGCCGGTTGATCCCGGCCGGCGCGGTCAGGTGGTGGTGCCGGGCGGTGGTGCGGGCCTCGGGGGTCCGGGTCCGCATGTCCGGCCCTGCCACGCCCCCGGGCGGGGTGCTCCTGGTCGCCAACCACATCTCGTGGCTGGACATCCCGCTGCTCGCCGCCGTACGCCCGGCGCGGATGCTCGCCAAGTCCGAGATCCGGCGGTGGCCCGTGGCGGGGTGGCTGACGGCCCGCAGCGGAGCGCTGTTCATCGAGCGGGACCGGCTGCGTGCCCTCCCGGACACGGTCGCCCGGATCACCGACGCGCTGCGCGGGGGCTCCGCGGTCGCCGTCTTCCCCGAGGGCAGCACCTGGTGCGGCCGTGCCCAGGGCCACTTCCGTCGCGCGGTGTTCCAGGCGGCCCTGGACGCCGGGGTACCCGTCCAGCCGGTGAGCCTGCGGTACCGCCTTGTCGACGGCGGGTCCAGTACGGCCCCCGCCTTCATCGGCGACGACTCGCTGCTCGCATCGGTGTGGCGGGTGGTGTCGGCACGGGGGCTGATGGCCGAGGTGGAGGTGGTGGACCCCGTCCCCCCGGGCAGCCACCCCGACCGCCGCTCACTGGCCCGGGCCGCACAGTCCTGCTCGTGCCACGGGCGGACCGGGCAGCACACGGCCGACTGA
- a CDS encoding GNAT family N-acetyltransferase: MNGVSTLDRPPQSVAPTRYTVRLARDEDDVRAAQRLRHDVFAGEMGALLSTPEPGLDVDGFDAYCDHLLVRDTVTGQVVGTYRLLPPERAAVAGRLYSEGEFDLAPLDAIRPGLVEVGRSCVHPDHRDGAVIGLIWAGIARYMVDRGHDWLAGCCSIPLADGGALAAGTWDRVRTKYLAPEEFRVRPLLPWEPAQGTPAAHTELPPLLRGYLRLGAWVCGQPAHDPDFGVADMYVLLSMRRVDARYLRHFLSLAPA; this comes from the coding sequence ATGAACGGCGTTTCCACCCTGGACCGTCCCCCGCAGAGCGTCGCCCCGACCCGCTACACCGTCCGTCTGGCCCGCGACGAGGATGACGTACGGGCCGCGCAGCGGCTGCGGCACGACGTGTTCGCCGGGGAGATGGGCGCCCTCCTGTCCACCCCGGAACCCGGCCTCGACGTGGACGGCTTCGACGCCTACTGCGACCACCTGCTCGTCCGCGACACCGTGACCGGCCAGGTCGTCGGCACCTACCGGCTGCTGCCCCCGGAGCGGGCCGCGGTGGCGGGACGCCTGTACTCGGAGGGCGAGTTCGACCTCGCGCCGCTCGACGCGATCCGCCCGGGCCTCGTCGAGGTCGGCCGCTCCTGCGTGCACCCCGACCACCGCGACGGGGCCGTCATCGGTCTCATCTGGGCCGGGATCGCCCGCTACATGGTGGACCGCGGCCACGACTGGCTGGCCGGCTGCTGCTCGATCCCGCTCGCCGACGGCGGCGCGCTCGCGGCCGGCACCTGGGACCGGGTGCGCACCAAGTACCTGGCTCCCGAGGAGTTCCGGGTACGGCCCCTGCTGCCCTGGGAGCCGGCCCAGGGGACGCCCGCCGCCCACACCGAACTGCCCCCGCTGCTGCGCGGCTATCTCCGCCTCGGCGCCTGGGTGTGCGGTCAGCCCGCCCACGATCCGGACTTCGGGGTCGCCGACATGTACGTGCTGCTGTCGATGCGCCGGGTCGACGCCCGCTATCTGCGGCACTTCCTCTCGCTCGCCCCGGCCTGA
- a CDS encoding (2Fe-2S) ferredoxin domain-containing protein, with translation MPSTPRTSLIGSASCTVVVCRGCCCGDARKLPQSRLRSTGGTPIGTDHAWQLELLRAGAAEHGFQVRTTDCLGPCDQANVVVVRPSAAGRRAGGRAAWIGFVMDDVGTEEVVQWAAAGGPGVAEPPLTLELQFIEPPREARVRSRRRR, from the coding sequence ATGCCCTCGACGCCCCGCACCTCCCTGATCGGCTCCGCCTCCTGCACTGTCGTCGTCTGCCGGGGCTGCTGCTGCGGCGACGCCCGCAAGCTCCCCCAGTCTCGGCTTCGCTCGACCGGGGGGACCCCCATCGGCACCGACCACGCCTGGCAGTTGGAGCTGCTGCGGGCGGGTGCGGCCGAGCACGGCTTCCAGGTCCGTACGACCGACTGCCTGGGCCCGTGCGACCAGGCGAACGTCGTCGTCGTGCGCCCCTCGGCGGCCGGGCGCCGGGCGGGTGGACGGGCCGCGTGGATCGGGTTCGTCATGGACGACGTGGGCACCGAGGAGGTCGTGCAGTGGGCGGCGGCGGGCGGTCCGGGGGTCGCCGAGCCGCCGCTGACGCTGGAGCTCCAGTTCATCGAGCCGCCGCGGGAGGCTCGAGTACGGTCCCGTCGCCGCCGCTGA
- a CDS encoding LLM class flavin-dependent oxidoreductase: protein MSSVIAATRFSVLDRSRTREGGTNAQALRDTVRLARELEGLGYHRFWVSEHHGVPGVAGSAPTVLAAAVASATDRIRVGTGGVMLPNHQPLVVAEQFGVLESLFPGRIDMGLGRSVGFTDGVRKALGRGKDDADDFAVQLEELLGWFRGTSPTGVHARPAEGLTVPPFVLAMGEGAAIAARAGLPMVIGDLRNRDRMRRGIDHYRARFRPSVWAREPYVVISGTVAVAATPEEARRLLIPEAWAMAYSRTHGTFPPLPAAERVEGLVMTEKERGFYEGGLAGHIAGTEEQVAHELETVLKETAAQEVLVTTSTYDREALLDSYRRLATITSG from the coding sequence GTGAGTTCCGTGATCGCCGCCACCCGCTTCTCCGTCCTGGACCGCTCCCGCACCCGCGAGGGCGGCACGAACGCGCAGGCGCTGCGGGACACCGTCCGGCTGGCGCGGGAGCTGGAGGGGCTCGGCTACCACCGCTTCTGGGTCTCGGAGCACCACGGCGTGCCGGGAGTCGCGGGCTCCGCACCGACGGTGCTGGCGGCCGCCGTCGCCTCCGCCACCGACAGGATCCGGGTCGGCACCGGCGGTGTGATGCTGCCCAACCACCAACCCCTGGTCGTCGCCGAGCAGTTCGGGGTGCTGGAGTCCCTCTTCCCCGGCCGGATCGACATGGGCCTGGGTCGCTCGGTCGGGTTCACCGACGGTGTGCGCAAGGCGCTGGGCCGCGGCAAGGACGACGCCGACGACTTCGCCGTACAGCTGGAGGAACTGCTGGGCTGGTTCCGCGGCACCTCGCCGACGGGCGTACACGCCCGGCCGGCCGAAGGCCTGACCGTGCCGCCTTTCGTGCTGGCCATGGGCGAGGGAGCCGCGATCGCGGCCCGCGCGGGCCTGCCGATGGTGATCGGCGACCTCCGGAACCGCGATCGGATGCGGCGCGGCATCGATCACTATCGCGCGCGTTTCCGGCCCTCTGTCTGGGCGCGCGAGCCGTACGTCGTCATCTCCGGAACGGTCGCGGTGGCCGCCACCCCGGAGGAGGCACGGCGCCTGCTGATCCCGGAGGCCTGGGCGATGGCGTACTCCCGCACCCACGGCACCTTCCCGCCGCTCCCGGCCGCGGAGCGCGTCGAAGGTCTCGTGATGACGGAGAAGGAACGCGGCTTCTACGAGGGCGGTCTCGCCGGGCACATCGCCGGCACCGAGGAACAGGTCGCCCATGAGCTGGAGACGGTACTGAAGGAGACGGCGGCGCAGGAGGTCCTGGTCACGACCAGCACATACGACCGCGAGGCCCTGCTGGACTCCTATCGGCGGCTGGCGACGATCACCTCCGGTTAG
- a CDS encoding ATP-binding cassette domain-containing protein, protein MHDPNGSHGPYVRVRGAREHNLQGVDVDIPRDVLAVFTGVSGSGKSSLAFGTIYAEAQRRYFESVAPYARRLIHQVGAPKVGEITGLPPAVSLEQRRSAPTSRSSVGTVTTLSNSLRMLFSRAGDYPPGAERLDSDSFSPNTAVGACPECHGLGRVHRTTEQSLVPDPSLSIREGAIAAWPGAWQGKNLRDILDALGYDVDRPWRELPAEQREWILFTDEQPVVTVHPVRDADRIQRPYQGTYMSARRYVLKTFADSKSQTLRSKAEGFLVSTPCPVCGGSKLRPEALAVTFAGRTIADFAALPLTELAASLVGRGETARVLTDDLTSRIAPIVELGLGYLSLHRATPTLSAGELQRLRLATQLRSGLFGVVYVLDEPSAGLHPADTEALLTVLARLKAAGNSVFVVEHQLDVMRGADWLVDVGPRAGEHGGRVLHSGPVEQLAEVTESATARFLFDRSPVVKREVRSWRGRLTVGPVNRHNLRGVTAEFPLGVFTAVTGVSGSGKSTLVGEITEEREGVGRLVSVDQKPIGRTPRSNLATYTGLFDVVRKVFAGTDAARERGYGVGRFSFNVAGGRCETCQGEGFVSVELLFLPSTYAPCPDCGGARYNPATLDVTYRGRTIAQVLDLTVESAADFFADTPAVARSLATLLDVGLGYLRLGQPATELSGGEAQRIKLASELQRVRRAHTLYLLDEPTTGLHPADVEVLMRQLHGLVDAGHTVIVVEHDMSVVAGADWVIDLGPGGGAAGGRIVAAGTPGLVAGVEGSATAPYLARALTSGT, encoded by the coding sequence ATGCACGACCCCAACGGCTCCCACGGCCCGTACGTCCGCGTCCGCGGTGCCCGCGAGCACAATCTCCAAGGGGTGGACGTCGACATTCCGCGGGATGTGCTGGCCGTGTTCACCGGGGTGTCCGGGTCGGGGAAGTCGTCGCTGGCGTTCGGGACGATCTACGCGGAGGCTCAGCGGCGGTACTTCGAGTCGGTGGCCCCCTATGCGCGCCGGCTGATCCATCAGGTGGGCGCGCCGAAGGTCGGGGAGATCACCGGACTGCCGCCCGCGGTCTCGCTCGAGCAGCGTCGTTCGGCGCCGACGTCCCGTTCGTCCGTGGGGACCGTCACCACTCTCTCGAACTCGCTGCGCATGCTGTTCTCCCGGGCCGGTGACTACCCGCCGGGCGCCGAACGGCTCGACTCGGACTCCTTCTCCCCCAATACGGCGGTCGGCGCCTGCCCGGAGTGTCATGGCCTGGGCCGCGTCCACCGTACGACCGAACAGTCGCTGGTCCCCGACCCGTCGCTGTCGATCCGGGAGGGCGCCATCGCGGCGTGGCCCGGTGCCTGGCAGGGCAAGAACCTGCGGGACATCCTCGACGCGCTCGGCTACGACGTGGACCGCCCCTGGCGTGAGCTGCCCGCAGAACAGCGGGAGTGGATCCTGTTCACCGACGAGCAGCCGGTCGTCACCGTGCACCCGGTGCGGGACGCGGACCGCATTCAACGCCCGTACCAGGGCACGTACATGAGCGCCCGCCGCTATGTCCTGAAGACCTTCGCGGACTCCAAGAGCCAGACGCTCAGGTCGAAGGCCGAGGGGTTTCTGGTCTCCACCCCGTGCCCGGTCTGCGGCGGCAGCAAGCTGCGTCCGGAGGCGCTGGCGGTCACCTTCGCGGGCCGCACGATCGCCGACTTCGCGGCACTGCCGCTGACCGAGCTGGCCGCCTCGCTGGTCGGCCGCGGCGAGACCGCGCGGGTCCTCACCGACGACCTCACCTCCCGTATCGCGCCCATCGTCGAGCTCGGTCTCGGCTATCTCAGCCTGCACCGCGCGACGCCCACCCTGTCCGCCGGTGAACTCCAACGGCTGCGGCTCGCCACCCAGTTGCGGTCCGGGCTGTTCGGCGTCGTGTACGTCCTCGACGAGCCCTCCGCCGGACTGCACCCCGCGGACACCGAGGCACTGCTCACGGTGCTGGCGCGGCTGAAGGCGGCCGGCAACTCGGTGTTCGTGGTGGAGCACCAGCTGGACGTCATGCGCGGGGCGGACTGGCTGGTGGACGTCGGGCCGCGGGCGGGTGAGCACGGCGGGCGGGTGCTGCACAGCGGTCCGGTGGAGCAGCTGGCCGAGGTCACGGAATCGGCGACGGCTCGGTTCCTGTTCGACCGCTCCCCCGTGGTGAAACGTGAAGTGCGGTCATGGCGCGGCCGGTTGACGGTCGGGCCGGTCAACCGGCACAACCTGCGCGGGGTGACGGCCGAGTTCCCGCTCGGCGTGTTCACCGCGGTGACCGGGGTGTCGGGCTCGGGCAAGTCCACGCTGGTCGGCGAGATCACGGAGGAGCGGGAGGGGGTGGGCCGTCTGGTCTCGGTCGACCAGAAGCCGATCGGCCGGACCCCGCGCTCCAACCTGGCGACCTACACGGGCCTGTTCGACGTCGTGCGCAAGGTCTTCGCCGGCACCGACGCGGCGCGTGAACGCGGCTACGGTGTGGGCCGGTTCTCCTTCAACGTGGCGGGAGGGCGCTGCGAGACCTGCCAGGGCGAGGGGTTCGTCAGCGTCGAGCTGCTCTTCCTGCCGAGCACGTATGCGCCCTGCCCGGACTGCGGCGGGGCCCGCTACAACCCCGCCACGCTCGATGTGACGTACCGGGGACGGACCATCGCCCAGGTGCTCGACCTCACGGTGGAGTCGGCGGCGGACTTCTTCGCGGACACCCCGGCCGTGGCCCGCAGTCTCGCCACCCTCCTCGACGTCGGTCTCGGCTACCTCCGCCTCGGCCAGCCCGCCACCGAACTCTCCGGCGGCGAGGCCCAGCGCATCAAGCTCGCGAGCGAACTCCAGCGCGTCCGCCGCGCCCACACCCTGTACCTCCTCGACGAACCCACGACCGGCCTCCACCCGGCCGACGTGGAGGTCCTCATGCGCCAACTCCACGGCCTCGTCGACGCCGGTCACACCGTGATCGTCGTCGAGCACGACATGTCGGTCGTGGCGGGCGCGGACTGGGTCATCGACCTGGGCCCGGGCGGCGGGGCCGCCGGCGGACGGATCGTGGCGGCGGGAACGCCGGGGCTCGTGGCCGGGGTGGAGGGGAGCGCCACGGCCCCTTACCTGGCAAGGGCACTGACGTCGGGCACCTGA